The following are encoded together in the Myxococcales bacterium genome:
- the arfB gene encoding aminoacyl-tRNA hydrolase produces MASDLVVNSSLTIPEADLGVRAVRSSGPGGQNVNKVSTKIELRFDLRSTSALRPEVKVRLRRLAASRLDAEGALVITSQATRSQAQNLEDARAKLADLIRAALFVPKRRRPTKPTRASKERRLDAKRHQSQKKQTRGSRDE; encoded by the coding sequence ATGGCCAGCGATCTCGTCGTCAACTCGTCGCTGACGATCCCGGAGGCCGACCTCGGCGTGCGCGCGGTCCGCTCGAGCGGACCCGGCGGCCAGAACGTCAACAAGGTCTCGACCAAGATCGAGCTGCGCTTCGATCTGCGTTCGACGAGCGCCCTCAGGCCCGAGGTGAAGGTCCGGCTTCGGCGGCTGGCAGCGAGCCGGCTCGACGCGGAGGGTGCGCTCGTCATCACCAGCCAAGCCACGCGTTCCCAGGCCCAGAACCTGGAGGACGCACGGGCCAAACTGGCCGACTTGATCCGCGCGGCGCTGTTCGTGCCCAAGCGCCGCAGGCCCACCAAGCCAACGCGAGCCTCCAAGGAGCGACGCCTGGACGCAAAACGCCACCAGTCACAGAAGAAGCAGACCCGCGGCTCCCGCGATGAGTGA
- a CDS encoding alcohol dehydrogenase catalytic domain-containing protein: MPPRPPHICLRVGPLGRHLQYAPAVLALVNTDPPRLDRDHPSPQRPSGEARLRMRLAGICDTDLQLARGYMGYRGVLGHEVVADVVECDSPSWRGRRVVADINAGCGHCADCRERSGHHCSQRTVLGILRRNGALAEELVVPEHCLVAVPDDVPDERAVFAEPLAAALHVLDELPEGFSERVLVLGDGKLGLLIAQALSTAGVGVTLIGHHREKLELARSCGARVLLESELDPARERALVVVEATGSTGGLELALSLTKPRGTLVLKTTVAGRVEVDLAPVVVNELRVVGSRCGNMQRAIDALSAGLDPAPLVAARYPLTEAERALAHAATKGTLKVLVEGIR; this comes from the coding sequence ATGCCGCCGCGACCCCCGCACATTTGCCTTCGCGTTGGACCCCTCGGGCGGCACCTGCAATATGCTCCCGCCGTGCTCGCGCTCGTGAACACCGACCCACCGCGGCTCGACCGGGACCATCCGTCACCGCAGCGTCCTTCGGGCGAGGCACGCCTGCGCATGCGCCTGGCTGGGATCTGCGACACGGATCTGCAGCTGGCCCGCGGCTACATGGGCTACCGCGGCGTGCTCGGGCACGAAGTGGTCGCCGACGTCGTCGAGTGCGACTCACCGAGCTGGCGTGGGCGTCGGGTCGTTGCGGACATCAACGCCGGCTGCGGACACTGCGCGGACTGCCGCGAACGCTCCGGGCATCACTGCAGCCAGCGCACCGTGCTGGGAATTCTAAGGCGCAACGGCGCGCTGGCGGAAGAGCTGGTGGTGCCGGAACATTGCTTGGTTGCCGTGCCCGACGACGTCCCGGACGAGCGGGCGGTCTTCGCCGAGCCGTTGGCCGCCGCGCTGCACGTGCTCGACGAGCTCCCAGAGGGATTTTCGGAGCGCGTGCTCGTGCTCGGGGACGGCAAGCTCGGCCTGCTCATCGCGCAAGCGCTCTCGACCGCCGGCGTCGGCGTGACGCTGATCGGACACCATCGAGAAAAACTCGAGCTCGCGCGGAGCTGTGGCGCCCGGGTGCTGCTCGAGTCGGAGCTCGACCCGGCTCGCGAGCGCGCGCTCGTCGTGGTGGAGGCAACCGGCAGCACTGGCGGCCTCGAGCTCGCACTCTCGTTGACAAAGCCTCGGGGCACGCTGGTGCTGAAGACCACGGTCGCTGGCCGCGTCGAGGTCGATCTCGCACCCGTCGTCGTCAACGAGCTGCGAGTCGTCGGCTCACGCTGCGGCAACATGCAACGCGCGATCGACGCACTCTCCGCCGGCCTGGATCCGGCGCCGCTCGTCGCCGCGCGTTACCCGCTCACCGAGGCCGAGCGCGCGCTCGCTCACGCGGCGACCAAGGGCACGCTCAAGGTGCTCGTCGAAGGGATCCGCTGA